The Archocentrus centrarchus isolate MPI-CPG fArcCen1 chromosome 3, fArcCen1, whole genome shotgun sequence sequence CTACTGGGCAAGCCTGCTGCCACCGGGGTGTGCCATTACCACTGGGGAGTACGTGCTTGGCCTGAAACAATGTTTAGATATCAGAGTGCCAGGACCCAAAGTATCCCAGCAGAGGGGAGGATCAGAGGATAATCACTGTTTTTCAGCTTATgacagtggttttaatgttgtggcagTGATTCCATTTGGCATTAATTGTTATTTACATAATTTCTGATTAATTTATGgtttaattaaacaaaaatcaaaacttttCTATCAAAAAGGGACTTTTATTTTAGTGAtcccaaacctttgactgagAATGGCCTCAGGTCTGCTTTCATGTGGCTGAGCATGAAAATGAGAGAGCGAGAAAGTGAGACACTTATCAGTCATCATTTTCCACACTGTGGCCAGTTTTCCAAGCagtgctcaaaaaaaaagaaaaaaaaaaaaaagaaacctgcaTACATTCCTGCCACAATAACATTGCCTCATTTTTTCCAAAACACTGCTGACCTTGTTCAGGAAGTGGACTTTTCTCAttaaagacacacagacagttCAGTTTAGCAGACTTTCATGCACATTACACTGTACACTTTGTATCTGGCTAATGCATTTCCACCACAGAAGTGACAAGAGTAATACTTTTACATGCAGTTCCACACTCTCATGCTCACAGTGGTGCACTTTGCCTTTTTATTGCTATACATTTGCACTGCTCATAAATGTGTGAACATCCTGGTTCAAGAGCACAGGGACAAAAAGACAATTTGTTCCTTGTAAAAGAACACCTCTAATGACGTTTATGTGATTTAGTTTTTTGCAAATATTCCCATCTGTTCGTGAGTTCTACTTTATTTATCTTCTCCAATTACATTTCACAGtaaatattgtcttttttttcaatcCAGGAACTAAAACAACATTTACTAGTTAAGGAAAACTTTGATCTGAGTAGTTCTCACACCAGACTTCTTAAGTAAGATCAGGGGCAGCAAATATATAGCCAGAAGCCAACTGGTTGGCTTGACAGAGTAAAAACCGCAGAGAAGGAGGGCAAATTTTTTGGACTTTTGTAACAGGAACCATTTTGTTGACATGTAAAATAGGTCACATCTGAACTGCTAATGCTTATCCAAGCCTGAGGTCTGAATCATTGTCAGTTTTACAGCCTTCTAAGTGACAAATACATAACCCATCTTCCTTCATAACAAACTGAAGGAAGCTAGTTAAGCCAAAGACTTGTGCCAAAATATTTctctaattattattattgtgctcTAGTCCAGTGGTTCCCAAGGTGTGGGCATTGGCCCCCTGGTGGGTcgtgaaggtactgcaggtggcccgcagtaataacagaaattcagtttaaaaattacacacaagtatgcatagttacatccagccatccatccatgcattctcttctgcttatcctgttcagggtcacggggggctggagcctatcccagctaacatagggcgagaggcagggtgcactctgtataggttgccagcctgtcgcagggccaacacagagagacagacatgtgaatgtgagtgcatagTTACAATagttatataaatgtattattgTGTAATGTATTATGGGacatgggattttctggtttttaagtgggctgcagcactGTTGACTTTGGGAACCGCTGCTTTATTCAAACAGGTAGTTCTGTTGAAATCAAGAGAGACTTGTTtacaaaaaagatacaaaaactGAGACATACACATGATAAAATGACACATTATATATGATCAGAAAGTAAGAAAAACATGGGCAAGAGTAGTcgcagaaaaataaatttaaccTTTAAAAATGTTCAAGTGAAATCAAAGATTCTCGCTTCATGGCTTTTTGTACTTCATTCCATTTATAGGCAGCAAAGCATTTACATCCAGTTTTTCAAGGTTCAGAGTGAATCAGAGGTACAGCTAATGTTAAAGTGTCCTGTGACCTGCCACTGTAAGCACTGTGTTCAAATTCAATCAAGGAGCAGAGGTAAGCAGGCAGTCTTTGCAGTAGACACTTTTATCCATCCCCACTTTTTCATATAAGATGCAATGATGAGTAAGGAAAGAATCGCCTGTGATAAATCACAACACCCTGTGAGAGAGTCAAGCATGTACATAAACAATAACACCATAATTAAGCACAGACAAAATTTTTACATTAACAGAAAGTGAAAAATTAGGGGGTActtgtttttcattattcataatgcgatgctttttctagttttaaACCCCTGCAGTACACTACTATGCAAGGGCTTTGAGCCActcctttctttatattttgcttccagtgaGCCAGactcttgtcatttttaaaagtaGTCTTGAGCGATAGTTCTCCAGCTTTTTGAAGCTCTTTCCAAGTTttttttggacactggctgctcactaattttcagtccagtccttgtacctgaccattttcacgggaatgttttccatgttaagccacttaaaactgacttatgaatcattcaaacataaaaaaggcaccaaactcaaggactgaaccagtgttgtgtctacacataacagaaaactcAGCAAAGAACCAGCTTCAAATtgcatctttaggcactttgttctgctgcaaaaacacatcatttgttctcatttctttgatggaatttatgaaaaatgccaaagatcaCACAATTTGACAgatataaaatagtatttttgcaccaacaagataATTCACAATCcacacctttctgtgtggagtttgcatgttctccccgtgtctgcatgggtttcctccaggtactccggtttcctcccacagtccaaagacatgcacttactgggattaggttaaatggtcactctaaattgcccacagatgtgaatgtgagtgtgaatggtgaCAGGCAGGCGACCTGTactgggtgtaccctgcctctcgccctatgttaGCTgcaataggctccagcccccacccccaccccacccgcgCGACCTTGaataggataagcggaagagaatggatggatggaccgtCAGTAACTTGGTAAAGTGTGATGAGTCATATCTTGAACCACCACGCAATagcatctggaaagtgtctggtctgattggcaatggctttATATTTCAGCATCACAAGGtcccccaaacacactgccaatgcagtaaaagcatacctggattaaaaaaaaaacaaaaaaaacccccacacacacacagagaacagaacaaaaggcagccaacatccaaagaagagctttgaatgtccttcaagaagaactgagaagaaagctgcctcagagagttcaggttgtCTTGAAGAATAAAGGGTGTCATACCAGATATTGAGTTTCAAtctcgttagaattgtacaaactctgtttttgactgctgtatttccatgtatgtttgcacataactcatttcaattatttttgatttttctaacaaaatataaagaaatgagggggcGACTCCAGATGTCTGCACAACACTGTAGCTTAAATAACAATGATGTTAAAGAAAAGCATTTCTATTCTGATTTAAAATGAGTGCTGTCAGGGATGTGTTTCCTAAAAATACTTCTTTCATgaaactggatatttttttagTATAAGTGATGTTGGACAAACTCCAAAATCCTGTAAATGTTTCAAAAAGAAATGTCCTCTGATTTTCGAATGAAGAGACAACTCTGGATTATCTTCACCTGATTTGTCTGACTCAACCTGCTGGAGCCTTGTAGTAAACGTTTCTGGCCATATGTCATAAGAAATCTTTTAAAATCTGCACGCCACCAAGTCACCAAGAACTCTATGAttttagctttttatttatttatttttaaaaatgtgtgttcatGTATTTTGCAGACAACGGGAGAGATTTCCAGAAGCACAGGGCTGGCAGCTTTCTGACTCGTCATCAATCACAAATAGAACAAAGGAGAAGGAGGAATAATGTCTTCTTTGAGTGGTGTTACAATGCAAACTATCGCCTTCAAACTCCtacatgaaataaaatcatcacctcttgttttttgtttttttctattacTAGCTGTGTGGGAGACGTGAAGTGGCCACTTCAGACTGAAACACATCCCTTAACAGTGGATGTTTGATTATGTTTCTTTGGGTCTAAATGAACAGGTTCTTAGATCAGAAATTACACAAAGCTTAAAGGGTGTGCCGAAGGAGAGAAGATGCCCTTTGATATTAATGGATTAACATATTTGGAGCTTAAAGTGGATATGATTTATGCAGGAGAGCTTCCAGAGCCCTCGAGGTAATTGTGTGATTCTTCCACCCCCGATGACAGAAGGCAGGGTATTATCACGACACTCGGAATATACTTTAGCTGTGCCGTGGAAAAAAGATGTTTAAAATTCATCTCGTGGGTTAGAGTTGTGCCGTTTTCTCACAAAAAGTGTGAAGAATTAAATCTTCATTTGCAAATACTTTTGTGGGGTACaggtgaaaaaaacaacaggcgAACTTTACGTTATGAGAATAGATAGCAGGATTGTTCTGAAGTGAACACGAGTACTTATGAGGCGTGTTTGCAATTTAGATCAGGGTACAACGCCTCTTGTTTTCGTCCTCGCTGCCAAATTTATCTGCGTTTCACGGCCAAATCGCTCGTAATATTATCTGTGATTAGGGTTTTGAGCAGATTATCTGTTCACATATGGCGAATGTTGGATCAGATCTAGCGAAGCCAAATACATGTTTTGTCAAAACACAGAGTGTTGGCTGAATAATTTGGCTGAAAGTGAACAGACTTTATTGAACTGATTCAGTGCTATTGTATCAGGATCTGTGGAATAACAACACCAATGTCACTGAGGTTAATGAACCTAATCCAGGAAATCACACCTTCACCTCTGGATCCAACCTTTACCACCTACTGGTtagaaaagcagcagaagcaACACCAGTGCTTACACAGAGggttgacaaattaaaggaaaaaacccAATCCATTAACCCTCTGCAGTGAGGGGATCTGGTGGCTCTGTTATGCTTCAGGGGGCATTTTGCTGGCACAGTTTGGATCCACTTGTCCAAAACAGCGCAAATCATATTTATCCTGTGATAAACAGCAGAGCAGTTTCTTGCAGGATGAAAAGTGAGCTGAAGGGGGCCACTGCTCCTGTATGGAAACATCCTTTGGAAACAAACAGAATCATGCCAAAGTACACCAAAGATGTCCAAGTGGCAGATTGTGGCACTTCCTAAGaaacttgtttttctctgttccctTTAATTTGTTACCCATGAGGAACTTAGTTGCGCCAGTgcaatgttaaatattaaatctCTGTTTAATGGGAACATATTCAACTGAAACCATGCCTGCCTACATATGCACCATCATGGATAGGACAGAGGCAGCTGACCTAGCTAGATTGCACAAGGTGTACGACTTGGTGGTGTATTTAATGTTTCACTAATCATTCCTGGAAACTTTTTAGGTAATCATTCCTGTAAAGTTTCAAACTCTTTGAATGACTTACCAGCATTTGTAGCTGTAGATGTCAAGGCTCCTTACTATGTGAAAAAAACCTATTCAgagtaacatttaaaaaaaaaaaaaaaaggagtgttaCAGTTGTGGTagctttatttcatttctttgccTGTAGGAAATGCCATCGTTGCCTTTAAATCCACGAGTCTAAAGTGGTGTCACCATTACCCATCTTTCCCTGTTTCTGCTGTAGGTCATGGGTTGCTGCCCTTGACTTGTACTGCTTCAGCTGATCTTCTCTTTGGGAAACAGGTCAAACTGTTTGCAGCTTCCTGGTCTGTTCCTATAGGCTACAAAGCCAGAATATTTTACAAGACcggaaaacaaaaaatgaaattatatgactgtttttttgtttgtttgtttatttgttttcagtcattttcaataataaatttaaagtgtaaaaaaatgGATGAACTTCTTTCTTCTAAAAAATCTCAAGCTGTACATCATCTGTTTTGTCAGCTGGTGgttgaagctctctacacactgttcttgagctaatctgaaggccacatgaagtttggacgTCTGTAGTGATTTACAGCAGAAAGTTGGAGACCTCTGTGCATTATGCGCCTCAacatccgctgaccccactctgtaattttatgtggcctaccacttcatggctgagttgctgtcattcccaatcacttctactttgttataataccactaacagttgactatggaatatttagtaatgaggaaatttcacaactggactgcacaggtggcatcctatccaccacgctggaattcactgagctcctgaaagcgacccattctttcacaaatgtttgtagaagcagtctgcatgcctaggtgcttggtgtATACGcctgtggtcatggaagtgattgaaacacctgaattcaatgatttggatgggggagtgaatacttttggcattaTTCACAATTATAGTTTGCATTAGGTTTTTTAATAAGCACTTTGCTTGAACCCCACCCATATGACACATCAAAGCCATGGCTTTATCTACTTCCATTACCGTCCCTGTCACTGTTTTGCAGCAGGAGTTATCCAGGCCTAATATCAAGCCTTTAGAAATAAGCTCGAGTACTGTGCAACATAAGGGCTGTTGCAGCAAATTCTGATATAGGGCTATATGAGTGAAAGGGCTTGTGAGTGGAGTGAGGGGCCTGTTGGATGCCATCAACAGTAAGCAGCATCAGTGATGGCAGATCACGGGAGGATAAACTgccatacctgatcaggtgatttaaaaagaaaataaattgaaaacaGACTAGAGGTTTCCAAAAGCTGCTTTTCTTCCCCACAGAGCCCCATCTAGTGGCGTCTCTGAGTGACTGCATGCAGCTCAAACAATGATTGACAGTTACACTGTAAAGCAACAGGTTTTCCCTTAGCTTCTGAGTCGTTTGCTAAATGTCAGGCTAAACCCTGAAGTCACGCACACAAGAGGACAGAAGCGCGTCACGAGCGCTGCGTTTGCGTTGCCAAGACACGGTTGTCTGGCTGCTGCGGATCCCTGGTGATTTAACTAACAGCGGATTCTCATGAGTGTTGGTTTCACCTGAGGATCAGATGAACATGCAAAGTACACACAGTTTGTTAGGGTACCACACAGGATATGATGAACACCTCGTCCTGTGGTTGTCTCCTCCTTTTGCCATCAAAGTTAACAGGTCACAGGGCAGCAGTTCAGggacacagctgctgtgctgtgACTGACCTTTTGCACTGTGACTGGTTTGCGTTTAAAAGACTATCGTGGAGGAAGTCATCAGTGTTTTGAGATGTCTTTTTGTTAGACCGAGCGCGCAGAGGGAAAGATGAAAGCCAAGGCTTTGTCAGTGAAGGAGTGCGTCTGGATGTCAGAGGAGTGCCACCTAGTGGAGATACCTCATGAAGCTACGCAGAGGGACAGCCTTTGTTTACCAAATATCTTCCAAAAGTCCAAAAAGGTGAAGCCTCTCACCAAGACTCAGACTAGTACTAATTGCCAGGTTTACTACACAGCTAGAGAACTTCTCCTGGAGGTGTTGGACAGGGAAGCAATCTGGGAGCTGGTCAGGAGAGCTTCTGGTGTGAAGGCAGGCGCAAACCGTCAGTCACACTGCCAGAGCAGGGAGCACAGCATAGATCTGTCTGAGGAGGAGTATGCTGAGGCAGTAACGTGGTTTTCTATAGTCCTGCAAAGCAGCCTATCTGTGGGACAGAACTGCAGCTTTGGCCCCGAGCTAAATGTAAAACTAGATGGATGGCAGGGGGTGCTGAAGAGAAACAGCATCCAGGCCAAGCTCCTGTCTCTGACCAGACTGGAGGATGGAGACAAGCTGGAAGtcctctctgctttctgtgGCCACATAACCCGGCGCTACCAGGCCCTACACACACCAGGGTCCAACCTAGCTGTGAAGAAATACAGACTGTCCTCGCAGCAGGACCACTGCTCTCTTCATCTTGCCCTCCTCTGTGACCTGAGCTCGGGGTTCATCTGTAACATGTATCTTTACTGTCCAGAGCAGCTCCAGAGGCAGAGTAAGAAATCTGTGGTCGAGCAGGTGGTCAAGCACCTGCTGAGACCTTTCTGCAGCCACAGGCGCGTGGTTCAGCTGGACAGGTCTGCCTGGATGGAGGGAAGACTCACAGACATCTTGTCTGGATTAGGGTTGACTGTTCATTTTGTTCCCGCTGTTAAGAGTTCACCATCTGAGGAGTCTATGTCTGAACTTGTTGCCCACCTGCAGGGTTGGACCGGACCTGCCCTCGTTCCTCTGTCAGACCCGAAAGGAACAGTGGTGGATGTCTTTCTGCCAGGCCTCTGGGTGACCCTACACGTGATCTGCATCAACACATTTGTGCTCCACACTCTGCAGAGCCAGAGTTCAGGAAGGAAGATCACCCTGACACAGTTCACCAGGACTCTGGCCACTCAGCTGGCCGTGGACGGCAGCATCCCTGTGCCCGTTCTGCCACGACTGAACAGCAGCTCATGCCAAGAGACAAGTGTTACAAATATGTCAAAGCAAAGGTTGGCCTTGCTGATTATTACAGTGCTTCTGTTACATCTTTTAGCTGATGTAGGAAATgagtcatacagaaaaaaaaaagggaatgctaataattttatttttgtgagcATTTAGATTTAACAAATATGTGTTTTAGGGTTAATGGTGGAGGGCTCTGAAATTGAATCAGCTTATCAGTGCGGACTGAGCTGAGTTCAGTTTAGTATCACAATGAATATAATGAGATGTGGAAACATTTCACACTTTGAGGCATTTACTAAATATAGTGCTGTGCATGAAGTAATGTATAGCCCATCTCCACCGTTATAGATTTTAAGGAGTAAAATATGGATCGCAGCTGTATGTGAGTACAGTTGTCCAATCAGAGTAAACAatgttgatgttttaaaacaATTAATATCATGGCTGCCACtaataattattttctgttaataaTTGATGGGGGAGTTTTTCCAattaatttcctgttttgtttggaTCAGTGACAACATTTAAACCACCTGGTTAAAACTATGTAGCCTCATGCTGATGAATCAGCTTTTTTGCCCTTCATATTCAGTTTTGATGCAGGAATAATGATAATTTTAATGCCTGTTCTATTCTTGCTCTTGCAGGACAAACCCCAACAGCTGTGGTCAGGTGATGGAGAAAGATAAACACAGGTGCAGCTCTGCAGCGAGGCTGCAGGACGGCTGGAACAGACCAGGAGTGTGTGGATTAGACAATTTTGGCAACTCTTGCTACTTAAATGCTGTGTTACAGTGTCTGTGTTCCACTGTGCCCCTCGTGGAGCACCTCCTGAATCAGGACACACGCAAAGAGCTGGCAAAGTAAGAccttgcagcttttttttttctgactcacTGTTGATGGCCATGTTTTCCCAGTGGTTTAACCTCTGTTCATGCAGGTCCAAGTGCCGGGTTGCTGAGGTGTTTGTCCGCCTACTAGAGGAGATGTGGCTGGGAAGAAGCTCCAGCTGTGCCCCCGTGGAGGCCAGGTCCATGCTGTGCTCCATGCTCCCCCAGTTCAACAACTACTCCCAGCAGGATGCGCAGGAGCTGCTGATCTTTCTCCTCAACGCACTCAATGACGACCTCAAAAAGGTGCAGCAGCATCTACACATCTTCACCATCACTTTGCCTGTACCTCTTttgcagcaaaacacacttaCAGCAGGAAtaactgtgtgtgattgtgtgtgtcttTACAAGGTTGCAAAGCACCAGACGCACTCTTCGGTGCAACAGCCGAGACAAGAACAGAACAGGAAATGTGCCATTGAAAGCACCATTGTCTCGTGTCTGTTTGAGGGCCAGCTGAGATACATAACCCTCTGCATGCACTGCGATCACCAGGCGTACAGCACACAAGCCTTCACTGTACTGTCACTACCGATTCCTGCTGGCATCCTTAAGTGCTCCATTCAGGTAGGTTTGTAAACATTGTGCAGACTGCATGCGTTTTAGATATCGATGGTCTCGGCCCTGCTGTTCTGTGCTCATCTTTCATTCTCTTTCCATGCTGTGCAGGATTGTCTGTCACTGTTCTTTGAGCAGACTTTCCTGACTGGGGGAGAGCAGTTgctgtgctcagtgtgcgggatGAGGACAGAAACGACAGTCCTCACTTGTTTGGACAAACCTCCAGAGATCCTCATGTTACACCTAAAACGGTGAGTAGAAATGAATTGTCATCTCTTAAGATGCTTTATTTTaagagtatttatttattcaatggATAAATCTTCAGGTTTTAGGAATGAATGCATAACATTTAAAAGTATTATCTCACTTTAAGGTCCACTCAGTACTGCAGCTGCTCGGGGGCTTTCACATATGATCTTCAGGAGATGTGcagtgtgctttttaaaaatttttttttaaagcaattaaaGGACTCAGTCGATGTTGCCTTTAAAGCTGAGTTTCAAGATTTGATGTTGATTTTGAGAATGGCAGTGCACAAAACTTTCATATTCAAATCATATGATATGGTTAATATTATCATATTAGCTTTAACCAAAAGCAAGAAGGCGTTGTAGGCTTGAGGAAACATCCGTCCTTTCCTCGTTCgcgtgggggctggagcctatcccaaccgtcacagggtgagaggcagggtacaccctatacAGATTGCTGGCCTGTCGTATggccaacacagaaaggcaGACAACATGCAAACAACATAATTTGATCTTTATGAATTCACAATTACAGAAACAATGGTCATGACAGTGTCAGATGAGCAACATCATGTAttagaataattaaaagaactGAGTTTGTTGAACTAAAATATCAGACAATAAACATtccaaaaacaatattttattcataaattaCATAACTGGTCTTTtgtaagtaagaaaaaaaactaacagtGCCTTCAGCATTTATCAATATTAACAGACCTTTGCTACAAGcaacatgtacagtatatatgcATGCATTAATTCAGCAAGCATTATGAATACTTAATGCTCTTTTTGTATTCTATTATGAAGTGTTGCTGCTTCCAAGTGCCCCAGAGCTACAAGAAAACTAAGATAAATCAAtagcacctttaaaaaaaaaaaaaaaaaaaagaaacagcgtGAACTCTAAACTTGTTTGTTCCACTGCAGGTTTGGCTGCAAGGGGAAGAAGCAGGTGAAACTGAGGACTAATGTTGCGTTCTCCATGAAGCTCGATTTGACCCCATTTCTATCGAGCTCAGTGCAGAACGCCTCGTATTCTTCATACCACCTATATGCTGTTGTGGTGAGTGAACATACAGAAGATTATAATATGGGTTCTGaatgaaaaagtaattaatttCTGAGATCATATTTGTGGTTTACTAAGAGACTTCACAGACTTGGGGACCACTGGGGCTCAGGCCTGCCACCAAAGCCACTGGACTAGAGTACCATTAATCTTACAGTCCCCAAAATAAGAGCATAGATAGTACCAGAAGAAATATAACTACTGTAAGTGCATTTGTTAAACTCGGGGTTGCAGGAATGCCTGAGAAAAATACCACCGATGAGCATGAGAGAAGCAACCAACCCCGAACGCTCTAAGACAAAAGTCATTTACA is a genomic window containing:
- the LOC115775708 gene encoding uncharacterized protein LOC115775708 — encoded protein: MKAKALSVKECVWMSEECHLVEIPHEATQRDSLCLPNIFQKSKKVKPLTKTQTSTNCQVYYTARELLLEVLDREAIWELVRRASGVKAGANRQSHCQSREHSIDLSEEEYAEAVTWFSIVLQSSLSVGQNCSFGPELNVKLDGWQGVLKRNSIQAKLLSLTRLEDGDKLEVLSAFCGHITRRYQALHTPGSNLAVKKYRLSSQQDHCSLHLALLCDLSSGFICNMYLYCPEQLQRQSKKSVVEQVVKHLLRPFCSHRRVVQLDRSAWMEGRLTDILSGLGLTVHFVPAVKSSPSEESMSELVAHLQGWTGPALVPLSDPKGTVVDVFLPGLWVTLHVICINTFVLHTLQSQSSGRKITLTQFTRTLATQLAVDGSIPVPVLPRLNSSSCQETSVTNMSKQRTNPNSCGQVMEKDKHRCSSAARLQDGWNRPGVCGLDNFGNSCYLNAVLQCLCSTVPLVEHLLNQDTRKELAKSKCRVAEVFVRLLEEMWLGRSSSCAPVEARSMLCSMLPQFNNYSQQDAQELLIFLLNALNDDLKKVAKHQTHSSVQQPRQEQNRKCAIESTIVSCLFEGQLRYITLCMHCDHQAYSTQAFTVLSLPIPAGILKCSIQDCLSLFFEQTFLTGGEQLLCSVCGMRTETTVLTCLDKPPEILMLHLKRFGCKGKKQVKLRTNVAFSMKLDLTPFLSSSVQNASYSSYHLYAVVNHTGHLNMGHYTALCHHASAQTWHCFDDSFVRELQDSQVQSPNAYMLLYSRKPFQKPTIHGV